In Nocardioides sp. zg-1228, a single window of DNA contains:
- a CDS encoding universal stress protein, whose protein sequence is MHVIVATDGSRQSLAAAKHLKSFADPAKITDISVIAVLRPLASVAFADDVSERGFDGSFRDAAQNAVDAIAAVFDGWGPKVHKRIRSGSAANEIIKAAKQYDAGLVVVAAGGRGLSDSVLVGSTAQRVQHYAPCPVLVVRPAPKPRRRKSDR, encoded by the coding sequence ATGCACGTCATCGTCGCCACCGACGGCTCGCGCCAATCCCTGGCCGCAGCCAAGCACCTCAAGTCCTTCGCCGACCCCGCGAAGATCACCGACATCTCGGTGATCGCGGTGCTGCGACCGCTCGCCTCGGTGGCCTTCGCCGACGACGTGTCCGAGCGCGGGTTCGACGGCTCCTTCCGCGACGCCGCGCAGAACGCGGTCGACGCCATCGCCGCCGTCTTCGACGGCTGGGGGCCGAAGGTCCACAAGCGCATCCGCAGCGGCTCGGCGGCCAACGAGATCATCAAGGCGGCCAAGCAGTACGACGCGGGGCTGGTCGTGGTGGCGGCCGGCGGCCGGGGTCTGAGCGACAGCGTCCTGGTCGGCAGCACCGCCCAGCGCGTCCAGCACTACGCGCCGTGTCCGGTGCTCGTCGTACGCCCAGCACCCAAGCCGCGGAGGCGCAAGAGCGATCGTTAG
- a CDS encoding APC family permease produces MADTASPATVADDDGGLKRSITGRLLFFYVLGDVLGSGIYVLIGSVAGEVGGAFWAAFAVGVTVAGFTGLAYAELATKYPQAAGASLYVNKAFGKKPLTFLTTVTYLSATFAAAGSLAAGFSQYVAEVWDAPPALLVMIAFILLLALLNFIGITESVVANMLMTFVEIIGLVIVVVIAIIYIGQGKADFSALGDFSTGDNVIFAIVAGVALSFFAMTGFENVANVAEETVDPSKNFPIALIGGMATAGVIYVLVSMSAALTVPIDTLAESDAALLEVVKAGILPLSVTAMTLIFAIIAMIAITNTTLVQVVTQSRILYGMAREDVVPAAFGKIHSSRRSPYVALVFSAAVVIGLVVAGDVLGRIGLDVDIVSRLASVTVALLLAVYAGVIVSCFKLRGQDESDDTFRAPSVLLVLGLIGNIVLLGYVVVTDPSSLIWCAALVGLGGILYVVEKVFGSRNPDSADTGAVKGA; encoded by the coding sequence ATGGCAGACACTGCGTCCCCCGCGACCGTCGCCGACGACGACGGCGGGCTCAAGCGGTCGATCACCGGTCGCCTCCTGTTCTTCTACGTCCTCGGAGACGTGCTGGGCTCCGGCATCTACGTCCTCATCGGCTCCGTCGCCGGCGAGGTGGGCGGAGCCTTCTGGGCCGCCTTCGCCGTCGGTGTGACGGTCGCCGGCTTCACCGGCCTGGCCTACGCCGAGCTCGCCACGAAGTACCCCCAGGCGGCCGGCGCCTCGCTCTACGTCAACAAGGCGTTCGGCAAGAAACCGCTGACGTTCCTCACCACGGTGACCTACCTGTCGGCCACCTTCGCCGCCGCCGGGTCGCTCGCGGCCGGCTTCTCGCAGTACGTCGCCGAGGTCTGGGACGCGCCGCCCGCCCTGCTGGTGATGATCGCCTTCATCCTGCTGCTCGCGCTGCTCAACTTCATCGGCATCACCGAGTCGGTGGTCGCCAACATGCTGATGACCTTCGTCGAGATCATCGGCCTGGTCATCGTGGTCGTCATCGCCATCATCTACATCGGGCAGGGCAAGGCCGACTTCTCCGCGCTCGGCGACTTCTCGACCGGCGACAACGTCATCTTCGCGATCGTCGCCGGTGTCGCCCTGTCGTTCTTCGCGATGACCGGCTTCGAGAACGTCGCCAACGTCGCCGAGGAGACCGTCGACCCCAGCAAGAACTTCCCGATCGCCCTGATCGGCGGCATGGCCACCGCCGGCGTGATCTACGTGCTGGTGTCGATGTCGGCGGCCCTCACGGTCCCGATCGACACCCTCGCCGAGTCCGACGCCGCCCTCCTCGAGGTCGTCAAGGCCGGCATCCTGCCGCTGTCGGTGACGGCGATGACGCTGATCTTCGCCATCATCGCGATGATCGCGATCACCAACACCACGCTCGTCCAGGTCGTCACCCAGTCCCGCATCCTCTACGGCATGGCCCGCGAGGACGTCGTGCCCGCCGCGTTCGGCAAGATCCACAGCTCGCGCCGCAGCCCCTACGTCGCCCTGGTCTTCAGCGCCGCCGTCGTCATCGGCCTGGTGGTCGCCGGCGACGTGCTGGGCCGCATCGGCCTCGACGTCGACATCGTGAGCCGGCTGGCCTCGGTGACGGTGGCGCTCCTGCTGGCGGTCTACGCCGGCGTCATCGTGTCCTGCTTCAAGCTGCGCGGCCAGGACGAGTCCGACGACACGTTCCGCGCCCCGAGCGTCCTGCTCGTGCTGGGACTCATCGGCAACATCGTGCTGCTCGGCTACGTGGTCGTCACCGACCCGTCCTCGTTGATCTGGTGCGCGGCCCTCGTCGGCCTCGGCGGGATCCTCTACGTTGTGGAGAAGGTGTTCGGGTCCCGCAACCCCGACTCCGCCGACACCGGCGCCGTGAAGGGAGCCTGA